The segment CCGTCATGCCGTGGACGCGCGCTACCGCTTCTTCAGCTACGGCGACGCCATGCTGCTCACCCGCCGCGACCGCCGCGCCTGACCGCCCCCGAGAACACACCATGCTCAATTTCGAACTGCTGACCACTGATGGCAACGCCCGCCGTGGCCGCGTCACGCTGAACCACGGCGTTGTGGAAACGCCGATCTTCATGCCCGTAGGCACCTACGGGTCGGTCAAGGCAATGTCGCCGCTCGAACTCAACGAGATCGGCGCGCAAATCATCCTCGGCAATACGTTCCACCTGTGGCTGCGCCCGGGGCTCGACGTCGTTGACACCCACGCCGGCCTGCACAAGTTCATCGGCTGGGACAAGCCGATCCTGACCGATTCGGGCGGTTTTCAGGTGTTTTCGCTGGGAGAACTGCGCAAGATCACCGAGGAAGGTGTCACGTTCGCATCGCCGGTCAATGGCGACAAGCTGTTCCTGTCGCCCGAGATCTCGATGCAGATCCAGCGCACGCTGAACTCAGACATCGTGATGCAATTCGACGAGTGCACGCCGTACGAGATCGACGGCCGTCCCGCCACGCACGACGAGGCCGCCCGCTCCATGCGGATGAGCCTGCGCTGGGCCAAGCGTTCGCGCGACGAGTTCGACCATCTGGCCAATCCCAACGCGCTGTTCGGCATCGTGCAGGGCGGCATGTTCGAGGACCTGCGCGACGAATCACTGGCGGGCCTGTCGGAACTGGACTTCCATGGTTACGCGATCGGCGGCCTGTCGGTTGGTGAGCCGAAGGAAGACATGATGCGGGTGCTGGAGCACGTTGGTCCCCGCTTGCCGGCGCACAAGCCGCACTATCTGATGGGCGTTGGCACGCCCGAGGACCTGGTGGCCGGCGTGGCGCACGGCGTCGACATGTTCGACTGCGTGATGCCGACCCGCAACGCCCGCAACGGCTGGCTGTTCACGCGCTTTGGTGACGTGAAGATCCGCAACGCGGCGCACCGCAACGACCCGCGCCCGCTGGACGAACAGTGCGGCTGCTACACCTGCCGTAACTTCTCCCGGGCCTACCTGCACCACCTGCACCGCGTGGGCGAAATCCTTGGCGCGCGCCTGAACACGATCCACAACCTCTATTACTACCTGGAACTGATGCGCGAGATGCGCACGGCCATCGAAGAGCACCGCTTCGAGGCATTCCGCCGCCAGTTCGCCGAAAATCGCGCGCGCGGCACACGCTGAGTGTCTCTCGGACCGGGCCGGCTGAGAACTTTCGGCGCGGCCAAGGTCGAATAGCTGGCCTGAAATCGGCCGCTTCGGGGTGGCTTTCCGCATCCTCCGCAAAGTACGCGGAACGCACCCCGAACAAACCCGCAATTCGCCCTAGAATGCCAAGGCGGGACAATGACCGGGTGATAGAATGCCCGATTCCCTGATTGAACTTTGTGACGGAGAAGTAACGTGTTTATCTCTAACGCTTTTGCCCAGACTGCTGGTATCGGCGGCGGCGCCGGTGGCCTGATGAGCTTTCTGCCGATCATCCTGATGTTCGCGGTGCTGTGGTTCATCATGATCCGCCCGCAGATGAAGCGCCAGAAGGAAACCAAGGCAATGATGGAAGCGCTGGCCAAGAACGACGAAGTCGTGACGGCGGGCGGCATCCTGGGCCGCGTCACCAAGGTCAACGAGAACTACGTGACCCTGGAAGTGGCCGAAGGTACGGAAATCACCGTGCAGAAGAATGCGGTGACCACTGTGCTGCCGAAGGGCTCGCTGAAGTCGCTCTGATCCGGCACGTTTTCCGCCTGAATCAGGCATGGACGTGGCGCACGACGCCTCCGACCATGCCCTGCGCAGCCGCCTGAATCCGCACAGGGGTCCCGTCCGGACCCTCCTACGGGTTGCCAGGCGGCTGTTTGCCAACCGGTCCGGCCGATCCGGCGCGCGATGCGCGCGATTATCGACCACGCCAACCGCAATGACTGGCCAACGATGAATCGTTATCCGATTTGGAAATACATCGTGATTCTGGTGGCTCTGGCCATCGGCATCACCTACACCATGCCGAACTTCTTCGGCGAGGCGCCCGCCGTCCAGGTATCGTCGGCCAAGGCCACGGTCAAGGTCGACCTGTCCATGCAGAAGCATGTCGAGGAGATCCTGGCGCAGAACCAGCTGCAGCCTGACGGGGTGTTCTTCGACGTGTCCGGCCAGTCCGGCTCGGTCAAGGCGCGCTTCCGCACCACTGACGAGCAGCTCAAGGCCAAGGACGTGCTGTCGCGCTCGCTGAACCCCGACGCGAACGATGCGACCTATGTCGTGGCGCTGAACCTGCTGTCCGGTTCGCCGCGCTGGCTGACCGCGCTGCACGCGCTGCCCATGTACCTGGGTCTGGATCTGCGCGGTGGCGTGCACTTCCTGCTACAGGTGGACATGAAGGGCGCCGTCGACAAGAAGCTCGACAGCCTGGCCGGCGATGCGCGCACGCTGCTGCGCGACAAGAACATCCGCCACGGCGGCATTGACCGTGACGGCGAGCGTCTGACCGTGCGCTTCAGCAATGGCGACGACGCGGAACGCGCGCGCGGCATCCTGGCCGACAACCTGCGCGAGCTGGCCTTCACGATGGACGGCACGAACATCGTCGGCACGTTCACGGAAGCCGCCCGCAAGACCGTGCAGGACGGCGCCGTCAAGCAGAACATCACCACCCTGCACAATCGTGTGAACGAACTTGGCGTGGCAGAGCCGGTGATCCAGCAGCAAGGCTCCGACCGCATTGTGGTGCAGCTGCCGGGCGTGCAGGACACCGCCAAGGCCAAGGACATCATCGGCCGTACCGCCACGCTCGAGGCGCGCCTGGCCGATCCGGATGTGCGCAACCCGCGCCCGGGTGACCCCGTGCCGTTCGGCGACGAGCTGTTCACGCAAGGCAACAGCGCCCCGGTGCTGCTGCGCAAGCAGGTGATCTTCACCGGCGACCGTATCGAAAGCGCCTCGGCCGGTTTCGACCAGAACCAGCGCCCGTCCGTCAACATCAAGCTCGACGCCCAAGGCGGCCGCATGCTGCGTGACGTGTCGCGGGAGAACATTGGCAAGCCGATGGGCATCGTCCTGTTCGAGAAGGGCAAGGGCGAAGTGCTGACTGTGGCGACGATCCAGTCCGAGCTTGGCTCGAGCTTCCAGATCACCGGTTCTTACTCGACCGAAGCCGCCAACGACCTGGCCCTGCTGCTGCGCGCCGGCTCGCTGGCCGCCCCGATGGAAATCATCGAGGAACGCACAATCGGCCCGTCGCTGGGCGCGGACAACATCCAGAAGGGCTTTGACTCGGTGGCCTACGGCTTCGCCGCGATCGCCGTCTTCATGGTGCTGTACTACATGCTGTTCGGCGTGTTCTCCGTGATCGCGCTGGGCGTGAACCTGCTGCTGCTGGTGGCGGTGCTGTCGATGCTGCAGGCCACGCTGACGCTGCCTGGCATCGCCGCTATCGCGCTGGTGCTCGGCATGGCCATCGACGCGAACGTGCTGATCAACGAGCGGATCCGCGAGGAACTGCGCGCGGGCGCATCGCCGCAGATGTCGATCGCCATCGGCTTCGAGCGTGCCTGGGCCACGATTCTCGACTCGAACGTGACCACGCTGATCGCTGGCCTGGCGCTGCTGGCCTTTGGCTCGGGCCCGGTGCGCGGCTTTGCCGTGGTGCACTGCCTGGGCATTCTGACCTCGATGTTCTCGGCGGTGTTCTTCAACCGCGGCCTGGTCAACCTTTGGTACGGCCGCAAGAAGAAGCTCCAGGGCTTGGCCATCGGTCAGATCTGGAAGCCGGACACCACCGACACCCCGGTCGCCAAGTAAGCCAGGACACATCAGGAACCCATCATGGAATTTTTCCGCATCAAGCGCGACATTCCGTTCATGAAGCACGCGTTGATCTTCAACGTGGTGTCCTTCCTGACGTTTGCCGCCGCTGTTTTCTTCCTCTGGCACAAGGGCCTGCACCTGTCGATCGAATTCACCGGCGGCACGGTGATGGAGGTCAACTACCAGCAGGCCGTCGATCTCGAGAAGGTCCGTGGCCAGGTCAGCAAGCTCGGCTACTCCGATGTGCAGGTGCAGAATTTCGGCACCTCGCGCGACGTGATGATCCGCCTGCCGCTGCAGAAGGGCCCGGACGGCAAGCAGGTGACCTCCGCGCAGCAGAGCGAGCAGGTCATGGGCGCGCTGACGGCGGCCTCGCCTGACGTCAAGCTGCAACGCGTGGAGTTCGTCGGCCCGCAGGTGGGCAAGGAACTGGCCACGGACGGCCTGCTGGCCCTGCTGTGCGTGGTGGCCGGTATCGTGATCTACCTGTCGTTCCGCTTCGAATGGAAGTTCGCGGTCGCCGGTATCATCGCCAACCTGCACGATGTGGTGATCATCCTGGGCTTCTTCGCCTTCTTCCAGTGGGAGTTCTCGCTCTCGGTGCTGGCGGCGATCCTGGCGGTGCTCGGCTACTCCGTGAACGAGTCGGTGGTGATTTTCGACCGGATCCGCGAAGCCTTCCGCAAGTACCGCAAGATGACTACGCATGAAGTCATCGACCACGCGATCACCAGCACGATGTCGCGGACCATCATCACCCACGGCTCGACCGAAATGATGGTGCTGTCGATGTTCTTCTTCGGCGGCCCGACGCTGCACTACTTCGCCCTGGCCCTGACTGTGGGTATTCTGTTCGGTATCTACTCGTCGGTGTTCGTGGCCGCGGCGCTGGCGATGTGGCTCGGCGTGAAGCGCGAAGACCTCGTCAAGGGCGACAAGAAAGGCGGCGACGTAACCGACCGCAACGACCCGAACTTCGGCGCGCAAGCTTGACGCGGCGCTCGGGTTGAACGAAAAAGGCACCTTCGGGTGCCTTTTTCGTTTGGCGAGGAGTCCGGGACTGCCATACCCGTCAGCACCCGTGGCAAAAAGCGCTGTGCGAGGGAACGAACTCGCCCGCAAACCCACCCTTGGCTGAATGACCGTCAAGCCAAATTGGACATTGCGTCAATCACCATTGTGATTGTTCTAATTATTTATGCGGGCAAGAATGTCCGATTAACCACAAGCAGATGATCGCCACGTCACGGCATACGTGAATGGCGGAGGCAGGAGACAAGCCATGCAGCAGACCATTGAACCATCCAAGGACACCGAACTGCCTCTCGACGGCGTGCGCGTGCTTGACCTGTCCCGCGTCTTCGCTGGCCCGCTGTGCGGGCAAGTCCTGGCCGACTTCGGTGCCGAGGTGGTCAAGGTGGAACATCCCGGCCGTGGCGATGACACCCGTGATTGGGGGATGCGCATTGGCAAGACGGAGACGACTTACTACAACAGCATGAACCGCAACAAGCGGTCCATCACGCTGGATCTGCAGAGCAAGGAAGGCGTGCAGATCGTCTACGAACTGCTGCCGAAGTTCGACGTCGTCATCCACAACTTCAAGACGGGCGGCGCCGAGAAGCTGGGCCTGGGCTACGAGCAGCTCAAGGCCATCAAGCCTGACCTCATCTACTGCGCCATTTCTGGATACGACACCAGCGGCCCGGAAGCGAAACGCCCCGGCTACGACCTCGTCATCCAGGGCGAGGCCGGCCTCATGGCGCTCAATGGCGAGGCCGATCAGCCGCCGTTGAAATTCGGCGTTGCGGTCGTCGACCTCATGACCGGCATGTATGCGGCACAAGCCGTACTGGCCGCCCTCTTCCGCCGCGAGCGAAAGGGCCTGGGCCAACTGATCGAGATGGCGCTGTACGACTGCGGCGTGATGGTGACGGGCTACTACGGCCTGGATGCCATGCTGCTGGGGCGCGACCCGGCACGCTACGGGAACGCCCATCCGTCCATCGTGCCCTACGGCATGTTCGAGGCTGCCGATGGTCCACTGATCATCGCGGTGGGAAACAACAACCAGTTCGACAAGTTCTGCCGCCAGGTCATCGAGCGCCCCGATATCGTCGAGGATCCACGCTACGCCACGAACGTCGAGCGCGCGAAGAACCGCGTCACCCTGACACCGCTGATCACGGGTCTGATCCATGCGTTTCCCCGCGACCTTCTGCTGGAACGCATGACCGCTTGCGGTATCCCGTGCGGCAGGGTGGCCGGGCTGCACGAGGCACTGACCAGCGAACGGACTCGCAGGGGTGGGCTGATGCGTGAGATGCCGCATCCGGTGGCAGGCACGACGCATGTATTTGCGCCGCCGTACCGTCTGGACGGAAAGCGCCCGCCGATTCGCAATGCACCGCCGACGC is part of the Cupriavidus metallidurans CH34 genome and harbors:
- the tgt gene encoding tRNA guanosine(34) transglycosylase Tgt — encoded protein: MLNFELLTTDGNARRGRVTLNHGVVETPIFMPVGTYGSVKAMSPLELNEIGAQIILGNTFHLWLRPGLDVVDTHAGLHKFIGWDKPILTDSGGFQVFSLGELRKITEEGVTFASPVNGDKLFLSPEISMQIQRTLNSDIVMQFDECTPYEIDGRPATHDEAARSMRMSLRWAKRSRDEFDHLANPNALFGIVQGGMFEDLRDESLAGLSELDFHGYAIGGLSVGEPKEDMMRVLEHVGPRLPAHKPHYLMGVGTPEDLVAGVAHGVDMFDCVMPTRNARNGWLFTRFGDVKIRNAAHRNDPRPLDEQCGCYTCRNFSRAYLHHLHRVGEILGARLNTIHNLYYYLELMREMRTAIEEHRFEAFRRQFAENRARGTR
- the yajC gene encoding preprotein translocase subunit YajC — protein: MFISNAFAQTAGIGGGAGGLMSFLPIILMFAVLWFIMIRPQMKRQKETKAMMEALAKNDEVVTAGGILGRVTKVNENYVTLEVAEGTEITVQKNAVTTVLPKGSLKSL
- the secD gene encoding protein translocase subunit SecD produces the protein MNRYPIWKYIVILVALAIGITYTMPNFFGEAPAVQVSSAKATVKVDLSMQKHVEEILAQNQLQPDGVFFDVSGQSGSVKARFRTTDEQLKAKDVLSRSLNPDANDATYVVALNLLSGSPRWLTALHALPMYLGLDLRGGVHFLLQVDMKGAVDKKLDSLAGDARTLLRDKNIRHGGIDRDGERLTVRFSNGDDAERARGILADNLRELAFTMDGTNIVGTFTEAARKTVQDGAVKQNITTLHNRVNELGVAEPVIQQQGSDRIVVQLPGVQDTAKAKDIIGRTATLEARLADPDVRNPRPGDPVPFGDELFTQGNSAPVLLRKQVIFTGDRIESASAGFDQNQRPSVNIKLDAQGGRMLRDVSRENIGKPMGIVLFEKGKGEVLTVATIQSELGSSFQITGSYSTEAANDLALLLRAGSLAAPMEIIEERTIGPSLGADNIQKGFDSVAYGFAAIAVFMVLYYMLFGVFSVIALGVNLLLLVAVLSMLQATLTLPGIAAIALVLGMAIDANVLINERIREELRAGASPQMSIAIGFERAWATILDSNVTTLIAGLALLAFGSGPVRGFAVVHCLGILTSMFSAVFFNRGLVNLWYGRKKKLQGLAIGQIWKPDTTDTPVAK
- the secF gene encoding protein translocase subunit SecF, whose protein sequence is MEFFRIKRDIPFMKHALIFNVVSFLTFAAAVFFLWHKGLHLSIEFTGGTVMEVNYQQAVDLEKVRGQVSKLGYSDVQVQNFGTSRDVMIRLPLQKGPDGKQVTSAQQSEQVMGALTAASPDVKLQRVEFVGPQVGKELATDGLLALLCVVAGIVIYLSFRFEWKFAVAGIIANLHDVVIILGFFAFFQWEFSLSVLAAILAVLGYSVNESVVIFDRIREAFRKYRKMTTHEVIDHAITSTMSRTIITHGSTEMMVLSMFFFGGPTLHYFALALTVGILFGIYSSVFVAAALAMWLGVKREDLVKGDKKGGDVTDRNDPNFGAQA
- a CDS encoding CaiB/BaiF CoA transferase family protein encodes the protein MQQTIEPSKDTELPLDGVRVLDLSRVFAGPLCGQVLADFGAEVVKVEHPGRGDDTRDWGMRIGKTETTYYNSMNRNKRSITLDLQSKEGVQIVYELLPKFDVVIHNFKTGGAEKLGLGYEQLKAIKPDLIYCAISGYDTSGPEAKRPGYDLVIQGEAGLMALNGEADQPPLKFGVAVVDLMTGMYAAQAVLAALFRRERKGLGQLIEMALYDCGVMVTGYYGLDAMLLGRDPARYGNAHPSIVPYGMFEAADGPLIIAVGNNNQFDKFCRQVIERPDIVEDPRYATNVERAKNRVTLTPLITGLIHAFPRDLLLERMTACGIPCGRVAGLHEALTSERTRRGGLMREMPHPVAGTTHVFAPPYRLDGKRPPIRNAPPTLGEGTRAVLQSLLDMSDAQLQELQALGVLTLPEAPANS